atttgtgcaagatttcaatctaaccctaagcaatctcattatattgctgctaaacgcaTTCTAAAGTACTTAaagggaactcaaaatgtcggcttatagTATCCCattgattcatctttcaatcttattagatattcagatgctgattatgcatgTTGCAAACTAGgcagaaaaagcacaagtggttttgtcaatttcttggtgataggctgatatcttggtttagtaaaaagcagacttccatagctacgtatactgcagaagcagaataccttgctgctggaagttgCTGCTCTCAAATACTATGGATGCAACAAAAACTTAAAGACTATGGAATGCAGGCCTCCGAATCACTTATCTTTTGTGACAACACCAGTGCCATTGAAATCacgcaaaatccagtacttcattccagaacgaagcacataaacatcagacatcattttataagagatcatgtgcagaaaaaagacattcgtctggaatatgtttatACTGATTTACAAGCAGCAGATATCTTTAATAAACCTCTGCCTGAGAATAAAttttcttactttcgaaatATTTTGGGTTTAATTGACTTAACCTGATTTTATGATATCATCTGGTTTATTTTCTGCAGAAGGATAAAAAGAAATGCGTACTACTGCAAGCATCAGAATTAGTTGAATCTGATATTTTGAAATCATGTTAGCATGTCGCttgttgttgttttatttaGACACATGTTACATTTATGATGAAGAAATTGAAGTATCTCAAGTCAGCCGAAGCATATACTGATTTACCAGACTGAGTTTTTCTTACTCAAACTATTTCATCATTCATTCAATGAAAGCAATAGATAAACAGAATATGCCAAAATAAGACTCTTTTTCATCCATAAAACCAGAAGCATTACATTGAGTTTATCTATTACATTTGTTGAAAATCAGCAGCTTGAAGTACTTTTCttgttgcaaagtacttcagcagGAAAGGATGgtcttcttcaaaaagattccagcaagcttgggtcttgtaaGACTCtggcaagcttgggtcttgtcagcactaatgtattgGAAAAAGATGTCTTCAAACATCTGCTTACGAGAGGCTGGAAGTAGTCTCTGGAATTCCTCTGCTGATTCTGAGTCTGGAGAAGACTCCGAGATAACACTTGAACCTATCATATGTATTGGTTTGATAAAAAGATTGAATGATTTAATTTGTGAACATGCAGGCACTTATATGGAGTCACGGGAAGCTGAAGCGACGGCGATCTGGTTATTCGAATACCAAGATTCATCCTCTTATCCTCAGATATCATATCTTTGCATTATTAGTTGCATTAATCGAGGGGGAACAATATCGTCTTTTTCAGACTGACATCTTTACCCTGTCAGAAGCAGAAAGGAtggtttgtcttttcgataaaacaacgAGTCTACTGGTTTTATCAAAGTGCTCATACATTCCAGTACtttgaaacttccagcagacgttatcttAAAATGAAAAACCTCCTTCTGATTTATTAGTAACCGCTTGGACAGCCCGCTCTTTTcactaaatttcaaaattttaaaacattgGTCAATCTGACACGTTCTAAAATTTTCACCGTAGACATATTGACACGTGTCCTTGTGTTACATTGACGGATGTACATTCTCTTGAATATTAACAGTTCATGTCCTTACTTTTCACTTTTTACGTTTCCAGATTCTTACTCTCTAACTACTGATTTCTTTCGAAATTGTGCTCACACAATCTGCTTCAAAGCTACTTTCTTTACATGAAATTAAATGGATTACATCCTGAATGCTTACTAGGTTAACTTCACATTTGTCCTTACTATCAAGGATGAAAATCTCCTAAAGATGTTTCAAACTATTGAAAAATCGGGACTCCTAAAATTCTTAGAAGCACCTGCTGTAATGTATAAAACTGctattatggaattttatgctaaggcaACTGTGGAAGAAGGGAAAATTGTATATTCTCAGGGAGATGCATCTATCTCCATTGACGCCGCACTTTTCGGATAGACCTTCTTCCTTCCTTACTCAGGTACCTCTGAACTTTCTGATATTTCTAAATAGGAGATGTCAGCTGCTCTCTGCTctttctcagcttctggagaggAAGTGTCTCCATCTTGCTTCAAGAAACTTCTGAAAATAGAATATCAAGTGCTTGATGACATTGTCGCAAAGGCACTGTTGGTCAAGGCCGGTACGTTTGATAAGCTGACCAAAGGAAAAGTTCAAGTGATGGTTGCTATCACTTCAGGGATTAAGATGGATTAGAGTCATTTTTTGTTTCATATTATGAAAGAAATGATTACCAGGAAGAGTTCTGGTTTTGCTGTTCAAATTAGCCAGATGTTGAAGGATGCTGGTTTTTCGTTCACCACTGAACATGATGCTTCTTATGTCACTATGACAGACGCTGACAACGTGCTTTCTCTTCGACCAAAGCCAACTGTGGCTGAATTTGATTCGATGAAAAAGGTATAAGGAGATGCTCAAGCTGAAGCTATGGCACNNNNNNNNNNNNNNNNNNNNNNNNNNNNNNNNNNNNNNNNNNNNNNNNNNNNNNNNNNNNNNNNNNNNNNNNNNNNNNNNNNNNNNNNNNNNNNNNNNNNGAATGTAGTGAAactaaaacatatatacatatcagtatataaaatacaaatcctgtatttcaacatttattccaactagggtttaaactaaagtcaagtgtttaaccctacatctagtccaagtccgatgccaccactctaatcacgatctagctcttcatctcctcgaccctggacctgtcccacctgttgtcaagtacacatacagacaagacacagtcggatataccggtgagaatataattctcagtataaatcaatgaaatatgcaatcatataaacaatataaagcatgtaatcaggtaacatgaatatgtatcaaaatctgaaacataaacaatctcaaatcaaactgtcgacatcaatcataattcagactagactcaatcctagtctagggatcccggtttccagatgttggcatgcgtatatcgactaacagtgatagaaaagactccagttctatccacgccgatatggtatcgatcaacagtaatagaaaagactccagttctattcacatcgatacggtatcgattaccagtaatagaggaagctattattctattcacatcaatatagtaccgattaacagtaatagaagcaactctaattctatccacatcgatatgacatcgattaacagtaatagaagagctactaatctatccacatcgatacaatactgattaacagtaatagaaaaagccaccatcctatccacatcgatagccaaacatccagtgacagactctggcacatccgccaatacaccatcttatgacatcgtgcaatgtgcccgtggtgatcccaccactaacggcacttctgtcataagatgactcctctaatacctgctgtctaaaatcaagagaacaagtataccaatcaactcaatgcaaatatcaatgcaataaagtaaagtatgtgatttagggaaacccaagtctaaaccgactcaagtccatctcccaataccacattgacttatacctttcgttgcagtctcggtttcccgctcagtcaaagtcctgaactcaaagcctgtctggtactgacaatatcaatagtctcatatcaatatactagtcaattccataacaatcttgatcaatctggatttaattcacaattgacggcataactgtacaatctcaatattcccgtcaatacaacatcactagataacagttacaatccataacctatatcccattcaatctataatcaatccataatccatatcTGTCCAATagcaactgattataatcagaaaatcataataattccataatcagtctatttcttaatctgacttcgattctacgatgtctaacatgtcaagaacatcatatatgaatcctatttaattctgacaacaGCATAATTTccaagcatgtcaaaacgtagcaaaacttacgtcaaagtgtagcctacgtcgataggaactcggtaccgaaggcGGATtataattcagacggacggatatTTCACAGTAGAATTTTGAAATCAAAATCCCTCGGCTTCCAATTCTTTTTCTCTCCGATTTACAAATTCtgtatgtatacatatatatattcgtGCATGCACTAGCTACGTGTCGCCTTAAAATTCCGCGCAaatcctctcgcgcatatgcgcgcattgtcttcgcgcatatgcgcgagaccatgTCTCGGCGCGTGCTCCACAcctcacctcgcgcatatgcgcgcacgctatcggcgcatatgcgcggggccaATCGAAATTTAGGGGGGCTACTGtccccttcgcgcatatgcgcgccatcactcgcgcatatgcgcgaaccctTCTGTTcgatgcgcgcatgtgcgcgcattgtccgcgcatgtgcgtgctgtTTCTTTTGCacatacacacacttttcacacatacgtgtatttcgtgtcccgattaatcctttcataatcatatcaaattatcattcaataattacggattaacaggattaaatttccgggcattacataaaactcatatatatatatatatatatatatatatatatatatatatatatatatgagttttGATATGCAGAACATCTATCGTGCATATTTATGTGACACTAACTATTGGATATGTTGGAACATAGACAAATTACACATCCAATGTGTCAGTGTCACATCATCAGATGCACGATAATTAtacaacatatcaaaactatatgtGTATATGTTTTTGTttctgattttattttataaaaacttaataattttaatatctTATAAACACAAGTCAAAACTCGATCACGGCTGTTGAATTGAAAAATAACTTATGGATCTTAGTTAGAGTTTGAAAAAGTTGAAAAGAGGAAAAAGTAAATGAATATTCAACAATAAAGATtggataatatatatatatatatatatatatatatatatatatatatatatatatatatatatatatatatatatatatcacatggATGATCGACATGTTTACTTTGAAATAATTCCAAAACCCTTGAAAAAAAAGGGATAGTCCTACCAAAATCTGACATACCCCTGCTAGTCAATCTTCTTATTTAAAtaccatgtttttttttttttataataactaGTATTTTAGCCTACAATTTGTGTGTtaatatttatgatataaatttatatatttaattcttACTTTTgacaatttaaattaaattgaaaatatatagattacaaaaatatgtacattaaaaaataaaaaataaatgatgaattacataaaaaaaatttattaatttttattttttactgtAAAAGAGTgaatcttttgtgagacggtctcacgaatctttatctgtgagacgagtcaaccctaccaatattcacaataaaaagtaatactcttagcataaaaaaaatattttaatggatgacccaaataagaaatccgactcacaaaatacgatccataAGACCAtctcatataagtttttgtcaCTGTAAAATAGGAGAAGAAATTCAAAATTAATGAGGGTATTTTAGGTAAAGCAAAAAATGTTTCACCATCATCACTAAAATTAGTTATTTTGAAAGTCTCTCCCTTGATTCGTTATTAATATATTAGAAATCACATGTACTTGTTATGTGCTTATATAATCTTTGTTAATGTCTAGCATTTTTTGTGAGAGAATTTGGATTTTCATATTacttttttcttttgtattatttaaattgttcCTTCTTTTATGGGGGTTctcggttttttttttgtttttagaaTCAAGTTATTTGAGATTTCtatctaaaaatatttatttaactaATTAGAAAAATATATTGTCTATTTTTATGAGGAATTATCATTTATTTGGATAacttatcaaataaaaaattaataaattaattacaaaTAAGAATGATAATTGAAATTTTTAAGTAGTCATACCGAGATAATTATTTTAAGATATTTCTCtttataatacatatataaattaaCAGATGTTAAGTGCAAAGTTAGTATACATATTaacatttaatataatataatttttttatataatataaatatttttaagagcAACGTCCCTGTTCTATTAGGGTTGGCTCCCTGTTTCTACAGGCTTCATCCGCACGATTCAGGGATCTGTGCGTCGGCTTTGTTGTCCCTAATTTATGGATCCCGATGAGATATCACGGTTGGTTAACGATCTGAAATTATCTCATAATGACCCAAATGATACAGTCAATCTGGAAGAAGAAGATATCAAGATAGGGGAGGAGCGGTTATTACGTTGCTTGGTGGCAAAGGTACTCTCACCGAAGGCCATTAACAGAGACGCCTTCCGCCAACAGATGCCGAGAGTGCTTCAATCAGAAAAACGAATTATCATCGAAGCCACTGGTGACAATACGTTCGTTTTTGAATTTCTTTCATTACGTGATCGTGCTAGGGCACTCTCCGAGGGGCCATGGCATTTTTCGAGGAATCTGGTGAGATTTAAAGAACCTACGGGATGGAATAATCCAAGATCCATGATTTTTGATGAGATACCTATATCGGTACAACTTCATAATGTCCCTATAGCGCTCATGCATGAAGACTTGTTATTGAAACTGGGAGGGAAGATTGGTTCAGTAGTGGAGATAGATAAGGGAGAAAATGGGGCTTGTCTGGGGAGATTCGCCAGAATTAGAGTCCGCATTAATACTATGCAGCCGCTACGATAGTGTATCCGTATTAATGCAATGAGAGATGAGGAAGATTTATATATTCTACTGGTGTATGAGAGGCTCCCCGATTTCTGCTATGCATGTGGCCGGCTTGGCCACTCTCACAGGGAATGCGATGATTCAATGGCAGACAAGGTGAACCTTAACTTTGGTGCCTGGATGAGGTCTTTATCACACCTTGGAGGCGGTAGGGGCTCGAGGGGTCATGGGGCAATACCAGATACTTCACGGGGCGCAGGTACTGAACATGAAGGAACGAAGCAAGTGGAAAACCAGAATCTAATCTTAAGAGCAATAGGCGAAAATCTGTCTTTGCCTCGAGAGGAATACAGCCTGGAAACACACCAGATGGTTAGCTTAACTCCTCCAAATAACATGCAGAACATTGATATTGCTGATACTATGCAGGCTGCTCAGTATATGCCAAGGGTCGAACAGTCACCCAAGTATATTGCCTTTTCCGTGCCTGGCTCAGGGTCGAATGACTCAACAGTGATAGATGGAGGAGTAAACATGAGCTAATGTAACACTTCTGTTTCGAAACATTGGAAAAGAAGGGCTCgagagaaggggagggatgAACTGGAAGCTTCAGGCCTCAACACTCTATATCTGGAAATAAAAGGGCACCAGTGTACGATCCCTCAGCACAGGAGTACACTAGCCCTGTCAAGAAAAGGGTGAAGGATGGAGACGAGCACTTGAGTTCACTTGATAAAACGGTGGGTGTTGCTTCGCAACCCCACCGACAACCATGAGTATCATAATTTGGAATACTCGAGGGCTTGGGAACCCACGGGCATTCCGGGAATTGGGGCGACTTATCGCCGAAAAGAAACCCACTCTCTTATTTCTTAGTGAAACAAAAATGAGAGAGGTTCATTGTagatattggaaaaataaacTGGGATTCTCGGGTTGCTTTATGGTTGACTGTAGGGGAAGAAGTGGTGGCCTAGCACTGTTGTGGAAGGAGCCCTTCTCTGTGTTGGTTAAATCATACTCACATGGACATATTGATTGTCTAGTTCAAGAAAAAGATCGGGTATGGCGCTTCACAGGTTTCTATGGACAGCCTGAAACACATCTTCGTCACTTCTCTTGGGAGCTCTTGCATCGACTTCGGGGCTTAACAGAACTGAGAATGATGCCTTGGCTGGTAGGAGGAGATTTTAACGAAATATGCTTTGATAGTGAAAAGCTGGGCGGCAATAGAAGGGCTCCAACTCAAATGCAGGCTTTCAGGGATATCCTGGATATCTATGATTTGCAGGACCTTCACTGTCATGGGGAGTTCTTCACGTGGGTGAATAGAAGAGTTTCAAACAACTTGATATTTGAGAGACTGGATAGATATGTGGGGGACTTGAATTGGAGACTTCTTTTTCCATCAGCAAATGTGCATTCTTTGGAGTTCTTCCACTCTGATCATAGAACCATTTGCTTGAAATTACATGGTGAACAGGTACCGAATCAATTTATCCGAGGAAATAATGGTTTGAGCTTCAGGTTTGAGAAAGGTTGGCTACTGAATGAGGATTGTAGATTAGTGGTTGAAAATGGATGGAAAGCCAGTGATCCTACCCTCTCGCTTGGGGACCGTATGGAACACTGCAAAGTTGCTCTTCTTCAGTGGGATAAGAATAAAATACGACATACTCCCAGAATACTAAAAGCACAACGAGAAAAGCTGAATGGGCTGAGGACAAGTGACAATTGGCGATCTCATGAAGCCCAGATCAATGAGTTAGAAGAAGAAATTGAGGACCTTGCTTCTAAAGAGGAGATGTATTGGAGGCAGAGAAGCAGAATATCATGGCTTAAGGATGGCGACCGTAATACAAAGTTTTTTCATTCTAAAGCCTCTAACCGCCGAATTCAGAATACTATCACTGGGTTGATCTCAAGTCATGGCGACTGGTGCACGGAAAATAGAGAGATGTCGACAATTGTGCTGGACTATTTTGAATCTTTATTCACATCCACTTAACCTTCGGCCGAGTATATGGCGCCTGTTTTAGAAGTAGTGGAACCAAAAGTTGATGTCCATATGAATCAGTTTCTATGTGCTCCGTTTACTGATTTAGAGGTCAGACGTGCCTTATTTGACATGCATCCCGATAAAGCCCCTGGCCCAGATGGTCTCCCAGCCCTTTTCTTTCAGAAGTTCTGGGATATACTTGGTCCGGATGTTACTGTAGCTGTGTTAAGAGTCTTAAATGACGGTGCATCTTTACAAGAATGGAACAACACTCTTGTTACTCTTATTCCCAAAATTAAAGATCCACTACTCTTGAAGGATTTCAGACTGATCAGTCTCTGCAATGTGTGCTCTAAAATAGTTTCCAGAGCCATCACGAATCGATTCAGACCGATCCTTTCACAAATTGTTGGCACATCTCAGAGTGCTTTTATTCCGGGTCGCCTGATATCTGATAACATTATTGTGGGCTTTGAAATTTTACACTGGATGCGAAGCAGAAGTACTGGTCGTAGTGGTTATGCTGCCCTAAAATTAGACATGAGCAAGGCTTATGATCGGGTTGAATGGAATTTCCTGGAACAGATGATGACACGATTAGGATTTAATAACTACTGGATCGCTAAGGTAATGAATTGTGTAACTTCTGTTTCTTACTCCTTCAGAGTGAATCAAGAAATAGCTGGTCCCATCAAACCCAGTCGAGGTCTGAGACAGGGGGACCCACTATCTCCCTATCTATTTGTCTTGTGTGCGCATGGATTATCTAATCTCTTTGATGCTTATGAAGCCAGGGGTCTATTCCGAGGTGTTAAGATTGCGACTGCAAGCCCATCTGTATCTCACTTGTTTTTTGCTGATGATAGTCTGATGTTCTTCAGGGCTACCATGGAAGAAGGGGCAAGGGTCAAAGATTGCCTATCTACTTATGAGAAGGCGTCTGGACAACTTATAAATTATGATAAATCATCCCTCTCATTTAGTCCCAACACCAATCATTTGCTCATGGATACGATTAAGAACATCTTGACCATCCCTGTAGTTCACCAGCATGATCTTTATTTGGGACTACCTATAGTGTCGCTGAGGAGTAAAAGGCTTCAGTTTAAATATCTTGTAGAAAGGGTGGTGCGACGAATCCAAGGCTGGAGCAACAAGTATTTTTCGAAGGGAGGGAAACAGGTGCTAATCAAGTCTGTTTTACAAGCCATCCCCTCATATGCGATGTCTTGTTTCAGATTGCCTACTATGGTGTGCACAGATATTGAAAGAGAACTTGCAAACTTCTGGTGGGGAATAGATAATGGCCAGAGGAAATTACATTGGAGGTCATGGGATTTTCTATGCAACCCAAAGATCAGGGGTGGCCTTGGCTTCAGGAAATTAGTAGAGTTTAACCGAGCTTTACTTGCTAAACAGGTATGGCGCCTTCTTAGACACCCTGACTAACTAGCTGCCCGTGTGCTTAAAGGGAGATATTACCGTCATCAATCGGTGCTGAATGCAGGGCTAGGTAATAATCCCTCCTATATCTGGAGGTCGCTCCATTGGAGTAAGGATTTACTGGTGAGTGGCTTACTATGGAGAGTCGGGGATGGAAAATCAATACATATCTTTGACGATTCTTGGATCCCAACTATGCAGTCAAAAATCAGTCCATCATCTGTTCCGTGGGAGATTGCACCTACTGTGAATACCTTAATAAAGAATGGAGTGTGGGATGCAGAGCAAATTGAGGCTAAATTTAATCCATATGTTGCAGGAGAGATACTTAAGATACCTCTACCATCATCAGGAAAGAAGGACTCTCTATATTGGCGGTATGAAATGAAGGGTCAATACACAGTACGAGATGGCTGCCGTCTACAAAAGGGCTGTTCTCTACCCCGGAACATCAAGTGGGACATTCTCTGGACTCATGGTGGGCTTTCTTATGGAGTCTCTCTATCCAACCGAAAATACAACTGTTTTGGTGGAGCATATCTCATGATTGTATACCTACCAACCAGAACTTATTGCGGCACCATGTACCAGTTAATGAGTCTTGCAGTCTGTGTAATTACCCAATAGACTCAACATTCTGTAGTTTAATTTTCTGTCCCAGCCACTAAGCATCTTTGGAAGAACACCCCTTTTGAGCATGTTATAAGAAGGGCGCAACATACCAACACATTGGAAATCTGCTTTTGGTTGAAAGAAAATTTCTCTAAGCACGACTTTGAGGGGCTGGCGACTCATGTGTGGGCAATTTGGAAAGAAAGACAGAACTTCTTGCATGGGGATAGGAGGAAAGAGCTTGCCACCTGTATTACTTGGGCTTCTGCTATGCTAGCTGAATTTCGACGGGCTCGATTGAAAGAATTAATTACATGTACAAGCGAGAAGCGCAGCAGCGAAAGAATCTGGAAGCCGCCAAGTTCGGATTCCCTAATGCTTAATGTTGATGCAGCCGTGAACGAAGAGAGACATATGTACAGTGTTGGGGGCGTCGTTCGTGATTCTCAAGGCCGGTTGTTACTGGCATTTGGAAAACAAATTAATCAACCGCTTACAGTAGTTCACGGTGAACTCCTGGCCATCCGAGAAGGTATCAAGCT
This region of Primulina eburnea isolate SZY01 chromosome 14, ASM2296580v1, whole genome shotgun sequence genomic DNA includes:
- the LOC140811090 gene encoding uncharacterized protein; translated protein: MDPDEISRLVNDLKLSHNDPNDTVNLEEEDIKIGEERLLRCLVAKVLSPKAINRDAFRQQMPRVLQSEKRIIIEATGDNTFVFEFLSLRDRARALSEGPWHFSRNLVRFKEPTGWNNPRSMIFDEIPISVQLHNVPIALMHEDLLLKLGGKIGSVVEIDKGENGACLGRFARIRVRINTMQPLR
- the LOC140811091 gene encoding uncharacterized protein is translated as MSIIIWNTRGLGNPRAFRELGRLIAEKKPTLLFLSETKMREVHCRYWKNKLGFSGCFMVDCRGRSGGLALLWKEPFSVLVKSYSHGHIDCLVQEKDRVWRFTGFYGQPETHLRHFSWELLHRLRGLTELRMMPWLVGGDFNEICFDSEKLGGNRRAPTQMQAFRDILDIYDLQDLHCHGEFFTWVNRRVSNNLIFERLDRYVGDLNWRLLFPSANVHSLEFFHSDHRTICLKLHGEQVPNQFIRGNNGLSFRFEKGWLLNEDCRLVVENGWKASDPTLSLGDRMEHCKVALLQWDKNKIRHTPRILKAQREKLNGLRTSDNWRSHEAQINELEEEIEDLASKEEMYWRQRSRISWLKDGDRNTKFFHSKASNRRIQNTITGLISSHGDWCTENREMSTIVLDYFESLFTST